One Calonectris borealis chromosome 15, bCalBor7.hap1.2, whole genome shotgun sequence DNA segment encodes these proteins:
- the ITK gene encoding tyrosine-protein kinase ITK/TSK: MSWERTIFGSAMNNCVLLEELLIKKSQQKRRTSPSNFKVRFFVLTKSKLAYYEHRHGKKRTLKGSVELSRIKCVEIVKSDIIIPCQYKYPFQIIHDNYILYVFAPNRESRQRWVFTLKEETRNNNSLVSKCHPDFWIDGKWRCCAQTEKMAAGCVEYDPTKNASKKPLPPTPEDNWKLLLDPKEALVMAIYDYEAQNPQELTLQYNEEYYVIDSSEEHWWLIQDKNGHEGYVPSSYLVEKSPENLQIYEWYNKNISRSKAETLLKDEGREGAFMVRDSRQPGMYTVSVFTKALSMDNNPVIKHYHINETTDFPKRYYLAEKHVFDCIPELINYHQHNAGGLVTRLRYAVSSWRKKAPITAGLSYGKLVINPSELTRVQEIGSGQFGVVYLGYLLEKTKVAIKTIREGAMSEEDFIEEAKVLMKLSHPKLVQLYGVCFENTPICLVFEFMENGCLSDYLRSQRGSFSKETLLGMCQDVCEGMAYLEQNSVIHRDLAARNCLVGESHVVKVSDFGMSRIVLDDQYTSSTGTKFPVKWSAPEVFSYSNYSTKSDVWSFGVLMWEVFSEGKIPYENRTNGEVVEEINAGFRLYKPKLASKAIYEVMSHCWRMRKDDRPSFSVLLYQLSEISEFDL, translated from the exons aaaaaacGGACTTTGAAGGGTTCTGTGGAACTTTCCAGGATTAAATGTGTGGAAATTGTGAAAAGTGACATCATCATTCCCTGTCAGTATAAATATCCTTTCCAG ATCATCCATGATAACTACATACTCTACGTGTTTGCACCCAATCGTGAGAGCCGGCAGAGATGGGTCTTTACGCTGAAGGAAG AGACCAGAAACAACAACAGTCTGGTTTCAAAGTGTCATCCAGATTTTTGGATAGATGGCAAGTGGAGATGTTGTGCTCAGACAGAGAAGATGGCAGCTGGCTGTGTGGAGTACGACCCCACCAAAAATG CCTCAAAGAAGCCTCTTCCTCCGACTCCTGAAGATAACTGG AAATTGTTGCTAGACCCAAAGGAAGCCTTAGTCATGGCCATATATGACTATGAAGCCCAGAATCCGCAGGAGCTGACGTTACAATACAACGAGGAATATTATGTGATTGACAGCTCTGAGGAACATTGGTGGCTGATTCAAGATAAGAATGG GCATGAAGGCTACGTGCCAAGTAGCTACCTGGTGGAAAAATCACCCGAGAATCTGCAAATATATGA ATGGTACAATAAGAACAtcagcagaagcaaagcagaaacacTCCTCAAGGATGAG GGTAGGGAAGGTGCCTTCATGGTGAGAGATTCGAGGCAGCCTGGCATGTACACAGTCTCTGTTTTCACCAAAGCATTAAG CATGGATAACAATCCCGTTATAAAGCATTATCACATCAATGAGACAACTGACTTTCCCAAGCGATATTACTTGGCAGAAAAGCATGTGTTTGACTGCATCCCTGAACTCATCAACTATCACCAGCACAATGCAGGAG GTCTTGTCACTCGTCTGCGGTATGCAGTCTCTTCTTGGAGAAAAAAGGCCCCGATCACTGCAGGGTTGAGCTACG GAAAATTGGTCATTAACCCCTCTGAGCTCACCCGTGTACAGGAAATTGGCAGTGGTCAGTTTGGGGTGGTCTACCTTGGCTACTTGCTGGAGAAGACGAAAGTAGCCATAAAGACCATTCGTGAAGGAGCTATGTCTGAAGAGGATTTCATCGAGGAAGCTAAAGTCTTGAT gaaGCTGTCCCACCCCAAGCTAGTCCAGCTTTACGGCGTGTGCTTTGAGAACACTCCCATTTGCCTGGTGTTTGAGTTCATGGAGAACGGCTGCTTGTCCGACTACCTCAGGAGCCAGCGGGGCAGTTTTTCAAAGGAAACCCTGCTGGGGATGTGCCAAGATGTGTGCGAAGGGATGGCTTATCTGGAACAGAACTCTGTCATCCACAGAGATCTG GCCGCTAGGAACTGCCTGGTGGGGGAATCCCACGTAGTGAAAGTGTCCGACTTCGGGATGTCAAG gattGTCCTTGACGATCAGTATACCAGCTCCACGGGTACCAAGTTTCCAGTCAAGTGGTCTGCTCCAGAGGTTTTCTCCTACAGCAACTATAGCACCAAATCTGACGTTTGGTCATTTG GAGTGCTGATGTGGGAGGTCTTCAGTGAAGGTAAAATCCCCTATGAGAATCGCACCAATGGAGAAGTGGTGGAAGAAATCAATGCAGGATTTCGGCTCTACAAACCCAAGCTGGCCTCCAAGGCGATTTACGAGGTCATGAGCCACTGCTGGAGGATG AGGAAAGACGACCGGCCgtccttttctgttctgctgtatCAGCTGAGTGAAATCTCTGAGTTTGATCTGTAA